In Gemmatimonadaceae bacterium, one DNA window encodes the following:
- the lpdA gene encoding dihydrolipoyl dehydrogenase — protein sequence MSEIKTADVVIIGGGPGGYVAAIRAAQLGLNTVCVEMDKTLGGTCVNVGCIPSKALLTSSEHYEFARLHAGEHGVRLEGVSVDLGMMLKRKDSVVAQNTKGIEFLFRKNKIEWAKGRGTLKVGNIVDVSAADGSTSSYQAKHIIIATGSVPIELPFLNFDEDRVLSNTGAIAIHEVPRHLIVIGGGVIGLELGSVWRRLGAKVTVVELAPTILPGNDAEIITEADKLFRKQGLDIRVGTKVTSGRRDGDRVLVDIEKDGNAETLEADYVLVSVGRKPSLNGIDAAGLGLALGKRGEITADAEMRTNLPNVFAIGDAVGGKLLAHKAEEEGVIAAEVIAGHKVHMDYRSMPSVVYTWPEIATVGLAEYEVKESGREYKTGKFPFSANGRARTMAETNGFVKFIADAKTDELLGCHIIGANASDLLQEVVLAFEYRGSSEDIGITVHSHPTLSEVVKEAALAVLGRAIHM from the coding sequence ATGAGCGAAATCAAAACCGCGGACGTCGTCATCATCGGCGGCGGACCAGGCGGCTACGTCGCAGCCATTCGCGCCGCCCAGCTCGGCCTCAACACCGTCTGCGTCGAGATGGACAAGACGCTCGGCGGCACATGCGTGAACGTTGGGTGCATTCCATCGAAGGCGCTGCTTACTTCATCCGAGCACTACGAGTTCGCGAGGCTGCACGCAGGCGAGCACGGAGTCCGGCTCGAGGGTGTGTCGGTGGATCTCGGCATGATGCTGAAGAGAAAAGACTCAGTCGTCGCCCAGAACACGAAAGGCATCGAGTTTCTCTTCAGAAAGAACAAGATTGAGTGGGCGAAAGGGCGCGGTACGCTCAAGGTGGGGAATATCGTCGACGTCTCGGCCGCCGACGGCTCGACGAGTAGTTACCAGGCTAAGCACATCATCATCGCCACCGGTTCGGTGCCCATCGAATTGCCTTTTTTGAACTTCGACGAAGACCGCGTTCTTTCGAACACCGGCGCAATAGCGATTCATGAAGTTCCGCGTCACCTCATTGTCATCGGCGGCGGCGTCATCGGTCTCGAGCTTGGATCGGTATGGCGGCGGCTTGGTGCCAAGGTCACTGTCGTCGAGCTTGCGCCGACTATTCTGCCCGGCAACGATGCAGAAATCATTACCGAAGCTGACAAACTTTTCCGCAAGCAGGGACTCGATATTCGTGTGGGCACAAAGGTCACCAGCGGGCGGCGCGATGGCGACCGGGTACTCGTCGACATCGAGAAGGATGGCAACGCGGAAACTCTCGAGGCGGACTACGTGCTCGTTTCAGTTGGCCGGAAGCCATCGCTTAACGGCATCGATGCGGCCGGTCTTGGCCTCGCTCTCGGCAAGCGTGGCGAGATCACAGCCGACGCGGAGATGCGAACCAATCTTCCAAACGTGTTTGCGATTGGAGATGCGGTTGGCGGCAAGCTCCTGGCGCACAAGGCTGAAGAGGAAGGAGTCATTGCTGCCGAGGTGATAGCGGGTCACAAGGTGCACATGGATTATCGGTCGATGCCGTCGGTGGTTTACACCTGGCCCGAGATCGCAACTGTCGGGCTGGCCGAGTATGAGGTGAAAGAGTCCGGGCGTGAGTACAAGACGGGAAAGTTTCCGTTCTCGGCAAACGGCCGCGCACGCACAATGGCAGAGACGAACGGCTTCGTGAAGTTCATTGCCGACGCGAAGACCGACGAGCTGCTCGGCTGTCACATCATCGGGGCGAATGCATCGGACCTGCTTCAGGAAGTGGTGCTCGCGTTCGAGTACCGTGGCTCGTCCGAGGATATCGGGATCACGGTTCACTCTCACCCGACACTTTCCGAGGTCGTGAAGGAAGCGGCGCTTGCAGTGCTCGGGCGCGCAATACATATGTAG
- the odhB gene encoding 2-oxoglutarate dehydrogenase complex dihydrolipoyllysine-residue succinyltransferase, translated as MLSIKVPPLGESIVEATVSRWVRKPGETVAAGDTIVELETDKITVEVPAPRGGVLVSQAVAQGEVVKVDDALGEIDETGAAAAASGAQATGAQATDGPTTDTPTTDSPKTDSPKTDSPTSVGATGDATAGAGPTAAPAAPSVSSAQAAPSAPAADVKSSPAARKIAAEAGLDVAGVAGTGRGGVVSKPDVVEHLATGSAPANPAPASAPASAPASSPIRPATPAPTEERETREIMTTRRKRIAENLLQSQHNTAHLTTFNEVDMSLVNTLRERMKERVEKEQGVKLTLMPFFVKAACMALETYPVINSQVDGDSIIYKHYVNMGIAVASDAGLVVPNVKDAHRKGMIEISRDIASVAKRARDGKLGMDDLTGGTFTITNGGVFGSLVSTPIINYPQVAILGLHKTQDRPVAIDGKVEIRPMMYIALSYDHRIVEGQHAVLFLVRVKELLEDPAMMLIA; from the coding sequence ATGCTATCCATAAAGGTCCCGCCTCTTGGTGAATCAATCGTCGAAGCCACGGTGTCGCGGTGGGTTCGCAAGCCCGGCGAAACGGTGGCGGCCGGCGACACCATCGTCGAGCTCGAGACGGACAAGATCACCGTAGAAGTTCCTGCTCCGCGGGGCGGTGTTCTCGTCTCTCAGGCCGTTGCCCAGGGTGAAGTCGTGAAGGTCGACGACGCGCTCGGTGAGATCGACGAGACGGGAGCAGCGGCGGCGGCGTCCGGGGCTCAGGCGACCGGGGCTCAGGCGACCGACGGTCCGACTACCGACACTCCGACCACCGACAGTCCGAAGACCGATAGTCCGAAGACCGATAGTCCGACCAGCGTCGGTGCGACGGGCGATGCGACCGCGGGCGCGGGTCCCACAGCGGCACCGGCTGCACCCTCGGTTTCCTCCGCACAAGCTGCACCCTCGGCACCGGCTGCAGACGTAAAGTCGTCGCCGGCAGCACGAAAGATCGCCGCCGAAGCTGGCCTCGACGTCGCAGGGGTTGCGGGTACTGGACGAGGTGGAGTGGTCAGCAAGCCCGATGTCGTGGAGCACCTCGCAACAGGATCAGCCCCGGCGAACCCTGCCCCAGCTTCTGCCCCAGCTTCTGCCCCAGCTTCTTCACCAATTCGACCAGCGACGCCCGCACCGACTGAAGAGCGCGAAACCCGCGAGATAATGACCACCCGCCGCAAGCGGATCGCGGAAAACCTGCTTCAATCACAGCACAACACCGCGCATCTCACGACGTTCAACGAAGTCGACATGTCGTTGGTGAACACGCTCCGCGAACGGATGAAGGAACGAGTCGAGAAAGAGCAGGGAGTGAAACTCACCCTGATGCCCTTCTTCGTGAAAGCGGCGTGCATGGCGCTCGAGACCTACCCGGTGATCAACTCACAGGTCGACGGCGATTCGATCATCTACAAGCACTATGTGAACATGGGGATCGCCGTCGCTTCCGATGCCGGCCTTGTCGTCCCGAACGTCAAGGACGCGCACCGAAAAGGAATGATCGAGATCAGCCGCGACATCGCATCCGTCGCAAAGCGCGCACGCGACGGCAAACTCGGCATGGACGACCTCACTGGCGGAACGTTCACGATCACCAACGGCGGAGTGTTCGGCTCGCTCGTTTCTACGCCGATCATCAACTATCCTCAGGTCGCAATTCTCGGGCTTCATAAAACGCAAGACCGTCCGGTTGCCATCGACGGAAAAGTCGAGATCCGCCCGATGATGTACATCGCACTGTCATACGATCACCGCATCGTCGAGGGACAACACGCGGTGCTGTTCCTCGTCAGGGTCAAGGAGCTGCTCGAAGATCCTGCGATGATGCTGATCGCCTGA
- a CDS encoding zinc-binding dehydrogenase — translation MRALTISAHGGVEKLEYRTDLPVPEPPPGHVRVRIAAAALNHLDLFALGGLPGVTTKPPWIMGADGTGIVDAIGASDAIFRDAPPALGARVVINPGISDRTCNYCLAGEQSLCVRFGLLGEHHPGTLADYIVVPSDNVRQIPDDVPFTQAAGFTLATLTAWRMIVTRANVIAGDNVLIWGIGGGVAQAAMQIAKNRGATVWVTSGNDAKLDRARELGADETLNHRTTDIAKEIRARTGKRGVNVVIDSVGQATWSQSLGALGKAGRLVTCGGTSGAIVETDVRRLFWNQWSIMGSTMGNDSEFDAIVSELREGRLLPIIDSVFDLEHGRDAFQRMQSGEQFGKIVVRVSP, via the coding sequence TTGCGAGCACTCACCATCTCCGCGCACGGCGGAGTCGAAAAGCTCGAGTACCGCACCGATCTTCCGGTGCCGGAACCGCCACCGGGGCACGTCCGCGTCCGCATCGCGGCGGCGGCTCTCAACCACCTCGACTTATTTGCACTCGGCGGACTGCCGGGCGTGACGACCAAACCACCGTGGATCATGGGAGCGGACGGGACCGGGATCGTCGATGCGATTGGTGCCAGCGATGCGATATTCCGCGACGCCCCACCCGCGCTCGGCGCACGCGTCGTAATCAATCCCGGAATCAGCGACCGGACGTGCAACTACTGCCTCGCCGGCGAGCAGTCACTTTGCGTCAGGTTCGGCCTCCTCGGTGAACATCATCCGGGAACGCTGGCCGATTACATAGTGGTGCCGAGCGATAACGTGAGACAAATCCCGGACGATGTGCCGTTTACGCAGGCGGCTGGCTTTACGCTTGCGACACTTACCGCGTGGCGAATGATCGTCACCCGCGCGAATGTAATCGCCGGCGACAACGTACTGATCTGGGGAATCGGCGGAGGCGTGGCGCAGGCGGCAATGCAGATCGCAAAGAATCGCGGCGCGACGGTGTGGGTGACCTCCGGCAACGATGCAAAACTCGACCGCGCGCGCGAACTCGGCGCCGACGAAACGCTCAACCACCGCACCACCGACATTGCGAAAGAGATTCGCGCCCGTACCGGTAAACGCGGTGTGAACGTCGTCATCGACAGCGTTGGCCAGGCGACATGGAGCCAGTCCCTCGGCGCGCTCGGAAAAGCGGGACGGCTGGTGACGTGCGGCGGCACGTCGGGGGCGATTGTCGAGACCGATGTCCGGCGATTGTTCTGGAATCAGTGGTCGATAATGGGCTCGACGATGGGCAACGACTCGGAGTTTGACGCGATCGTAAGCGAACTTCGCGAGGGCCGGCTGCTGCCCATAATCGATTCGGTTTTCGATCTCGAACACGGGCGGGATGCGTTCCAGAGAATGCAATCGGGCGAGCAGTTCGGCAAAATCGTCGTGCGTGTTTCGCCATGA
- a CDS encoding type II toxin-antitoxin system VapC family toxin produces the protein MYLLDTNIYIRAFRNAVDSEALAMFYAKHLPRTMLSAVVAHEVAVGASTRRKSAELRKRIIAPFEARKRISVPSFMAWMQAGEICGAILRSGGYGDKVAQKGFFNDVLLAVSCREAGHTLLTWNIDDFRIVRKFVTFEYAAPWV, from the coding sequence GTGTACCTCCTCGATACCAACATTTACATCCGGGCGTTTCGGAATGCTGTCGATTCCGAAGCGCTCGCGATGTTTTACGCGAAGCATTTGCCGCGAACCATGTTGAGCGCGGTCGTGGCCCACGAGGTCGCCGTTGGAGCCTCGACGCGGCGAAAGTCGGCAGAGCTCAGGAAGCGAATCATCGCGCCGTTTGAGGCGCGGAAGCGGATCTCTGTCCCGTCTTTCATGGCGTGGATGCAGGCGGGCGAAATCTGCGGAGCAATCCTGCGCAGTGGCGGTTACGGCGACAAAGTCGCGCAGAAAGGGTTCTTCAATGACGTACTGCTGGCCGTTTCATGTCGAGAGGCAGGGCACACTCTCCTCACCTGGAACATCGACGACTTCAGGATCGTGCGAAAGTTCGTAACCTTTGAGTACGCAGCGCCGTGGGTCTGA